The Pelistega ratti genome window below encodes:
- a CDS encoding IS1634 family transposase, with translation MFIREKKNKSGSVSIQILSKENGRNVLLKTMGSATKRPEIEALKLQAQHYMDELKHQPSLLMTEQDEQIVKMIQTLSNSDVSMAGPELIFGRIYDWIGFNQIKNDLFRHLVLARLTFPLSKLKTVSYLERYQGVQLEISAIYRFLDQLEDKYKEQLEQISFMHTKRMLDNQIHIVFYDMTTLHFETEDEDDLRRTGFSKVGKHTHPQIYLGLLVGQQGYPIAYDIYEGKSYEGNTLIPFIERIRQKFNLHKPVVVADSGLLSKHNLIHLETLGYPYIIGARIKSENEQLKQAMLAYYPYNDNQIIELDKEGKRLIVHYSHERAYRDADNRRKGLERLEKRIRTGQLTKGHLNKRGYNKYLRLQGELSIEIDYEKFIQDKRWDGLKGYITNTTLPPKELLAHYGQLWQIERAFRISKTDLRIHPIYHRLEHRIRAHIALVFAAYSISKTLETVLKKEHSTLSLKRASEITQTMYQVDIMLPDLKQKQKILLEMDKEQQELLAICQKYF, from the coding sequence ATGTTTATTCGAGAGAAGAAAAATAAATCAGGAAGTGTTAGTATTCAAATACTTAGCAAAGAAAATGGACGTAATGTTTTACTTAAAACAATGGGTTCCGCCACAAAGCGTCCAGAAATAGAAGCCCTAAAATTACAAGCCCAACACTACATGGATGAACTCAAACACCAACCCTCCTTACTGATGACAGAGCAAGATGAACAGATTGTAAAAATGATTCAAACACTCAGTAATAGTGATGTCAGTATGGCTGGTCCAGAGCTTATTTTTGGACGTATCTATGATTGGATTGGTTTTAATCAAATCAAAAATGACCTATTTCGTCATCTTGTCTTAGCTCGCCTAACCTTTCCTTTAAGTAAACTGAAAACCGTCAGTTATCTTGAACGTTACCAAGGGGTTCAATTAGAAATTAGTGCTATCTATCGTTTTTTAGATCAATTAGAAGACAAATATAAAGAGCAGTTAGAGCAAATTTCTTTTATGCATACAAAACGTATGTTAGATAATCAAATTCATATTGTGTTCTATGATATGACAACATTACACTTTGAAACGGAAGATGAGGATGATTTACGTCGTACAGGGTTCTCTAAGGTAGGCAAACATACACATCCTCAGATTTATCTGGGGTTGTTGGTGGGTCAGCAGGGTTATCCTATTGCCTATGATATTTATGAGGGTAAAAGCTATGAGGGCAATACGTTAATTCCTTTTATTGAGCGAATACGTCAGAAATTTAATCTGCATAAGCCAGTAGTGGTTGCTGATAGTGGTTTACTATCCAAACACAATCTTATCCACTTAGAAACCCTTGGCTATCCATATATTATTGGTGCAAGAATTAAATCAGAGAATGAACAACTGAAACAGGCTATGCTTGCTTACTATCCCTATAATGATAATCAAATCATTGAATTAGATAAAGAGGGAAAGCGTTTAATAGTGCATTACAGCCATGAGAGAGCCTATCGTGATGCAGATAATCGCCGAAAGGGGCTTGAACGCTTAGAGAAACGTATCCGAACAGGACAATTGACAAAGGGACATCTTAATAAGAGAGGATACAATAAATACTTACGCTTGCAAGGAGAGCTCAGTATAGAGATTGATTATGAAAAATTTATACAAGATAAAAGATGGGATGGATTAAAAGGTTATATAACGAATACAACATTACCCCCTAAAGAATTACTCGCCCATTATGGACAGTTATGGCAAATAGAACGAGCCTTCCGTATTTCAAAAACAGATTTACGGATACATCCTATTTACCACCGTTTAGAACATCGAATTCGTGCTCATATTGCTTTAGTATTTGCTGCCTATAGTATCAGTAAAACATTGGAAACGGTTTTAAAAAAGGAACACTCTACACTCTCGTTAAAACGGGCAAGTGAAATCACACAAACTATGTATCAGGTTGATATTATGCTTCCTGATTTAAAACAAAAGCAAAAAATCCTTTTAGAAATGGATAAAGAACAACAAGAATTGTTGGCTATTTGTCAAAAATATTTTTAG
- a CDS encoding carboxymuconolactone decarboxylase family protein, whose protein sequence is MFADWKNDVAHVKKSFGNLGKKYPKMLQAYGALGAAAAEGNVLDAKTRELIALAVAVTTRCESCIGVHAEEAVKAGATEAEVSAALATAIALNAGAAYTYSLRALEAYNVQKGE, encoded by the coding sequence ATGTTTGCAGATTGGAAAAATGATGTTGCCCATGTTAAAAAATCTTTTGGTAATTTAGGTAAAAAATATCCTAAAATGCTACAGGCTTATGGTGCACTTGGTGCTGCTGCCGCCGAAGGTAATGTACTAGATGCTAAAACTCGCGAATTAATCGCACTTGCTGTTGCTGTTACTACTCGCTGTGAAAGTTGCATTGGTGTACATGCAGAAGAAGCGGTTAAAGCAGGTGCTACTGAAGCAGAAGTATCCGCTGCCTTAGCAACGGCTATTGCACTTAATGCTGGTGCTGCTTATACTTACTCATTACGCGCATTAGAAGCTTATAATGTACAAAAAGGTGAATAG
- a CDS encoding cupin domain-containing protein, with protein MFDYLDKLITLAQIHGEVNIQCEFQGSWQIQPQIDKHKGLFHLIEQGECWLTLGDKSFHLKAGDIFFLPQHLFHTMASQSKIPSLSQVDFSQKGIFELHKIGQGTPNLKMFCGTFYYQKPSLLIDALPAYLHLSLNDSPLQPLLQLFLNEAQQVQIGSKSVIDALANVLFIQILRHALQLGLLNQGLLASLQDKRLYPVLWQMLNAPQEDWNMQKLAALATMSRANFIRVFHQKIGIPPGKFLSQIRLQQAALLLKTTQKNILQIALEVGYQSEAHFSKAFKRYFGILASEFRKQE; from the coding sequence ATGTTTGACTATTTGGATAAATTAATTACTCTTGCACAAATTCATGGTGAGGTTAATATTCAATGTGAGTTTCAAGGGAGTTGGCAGATTCAGCCACAAATAGATAAGCATAAAGGACTATTTCACTTAATTGAACAAGGGGAGTGTTGGCTAACCTTAGGAGATAAGTCATTTCATTTAAAAGCAGGGGATATTTTCTTTTTACCTCAACATCTTTTTCATACGATGGCAAGCCAGTCCAAAATACCCTCGCTAAGCCAAGTTGATTTTTCACAAAAGGGCATATTTGAGTTACATAAAATTGGGCAAGGGACACCAAATCTAAAAATGTTTTGTGGTACATTTTACTATCAAAAACCTTCATTGCTGATAGATGCTTTACCTGCTTACTTGCATTTATCGCTTAATGATTCACCTTTACAACCCTTATTACAGTTATTTTTGAATGAGGCACAGCAAGTGCAAATAGGGTCAAAATCGGTTATTGATGCCTTGGCTAATGTCTTGTTTATCCAAATTTTACGTCATGCCTTACAACTAGGGTTATTAAATCAGGGGTTATTAGCATCCTTACAAGATAAAAGATTGTATCCTGTATTATGGCAGATGCTAAATGCTCCACAAGAAGATTGGAATATGCAAAAACTGGCTGCATTAGCAACAATGTCAAGAGCTAATTTTATCCGTGTATTTCACCAAAAAATAGGGATACCACCGGGTAAATTTCTAAGCCAAATTCGTTTACAACAAGCGGCATTACTCTTAAAGACAACCCAAAAGAATATCCTGCAAATTGCTTTAGAGGTGGGGTATCAATCAGAGGCACACTTTAGTAAGGCATTTAAACGTTATTTTGGGATATTGGCAAGTGAGTTTCGTAAGCAGGAATAG
- a CDS encoding helix-turn-helix domain-containing protein, which produces MTKATKQEISKKIGQSIAKHRKAIGMTQSELAERLDLSLDAMSRLERGNISLSVARLLELAEIFRCDSAELLEEASHRPRDLALQIEGLLNRLEDVDRIKLMEVIEQLVSMVERK; this is translated from the coding sequence ATGACGAAGGCAACAAAACAGGAAATCAGTAAAAAGATTGGTCAATCTATCGCTAAACATCGAAAAGCAATTGGAATGACACAATCTGAGTTAGCAGAGCGTTTAGATTTAAGTTTAGATGCAATGTCACGTCTTGAGCGAGGCAATATCAGCCTATCAGTAGCACGGTTATTAGAATTAGCAGAGATTTTTAGGTGTGATTCAGCAGAATTATTAGAGGAAGCAAGTCACCGCCCTCGTGATTTAGCCCTCCAGATAGAAGGCTTACTAAATCGTCTTGAAGATGTGGATAGAATAAAATTGATGGAGGTAATAGAGCAGCTAGTTTCTATGGTAGAACGCAAATAA
- a CDS encoding lecithin retinol acyltransferase family protein encodes MEIGSHLISSRGLYTHHGIYIGNGQVIHYSGLADGVHQQKGSVCQVSLEEFEQGNKSYIQNHTGAMSPDMIVQRAKSRLGEKNYHVVFNNCEHFVNWCIEGEHKSEQVIGAIRNSVKVGMALINAVKKI; translated from the coding sequence ATGGAGATAGGTAGCCATCTTATTAGTTCACGGGGACTTTATACACATCATGGTATTTACATAGGAAATGGACAAGTTATTCATTACTCTGGTTTAGCAGATGGTGTTCATCAACAAAAGGGGAGTGTTTGCCAAGTGAGCTTAGAAGAATTTGAACAAGGGAATAAAAGTTATATTCAGAATCATACTGGAGCGATGTCCCCCGATATGATTGTACAACGTGCTAAGAGTCGTTTAGGGGAGAAAAATTATCATGTTGTTTTTAATAATTGTGAACATTTTGTGAATTGGTGTATTGAGGGAGAACATAAAAGCGAACAAGTGATAGGTGCTATACGAAATAGTGTAAAAGTAGGAATGGCACTTATTAATGCTGTTAAAAAAATCTGA
- a CDS encoding LeoA/HP0731 family dynamin-like GTPase: MSLTLKTLDTFKEKQEKAQKMLEKLNLFIKEGEGFGLIPDKGLLEKLQTAVHSVEGGILKVALIGGFSEGKTSIAAAWLGRLDQSMNISQQESSNEVKVYTVDHDIELIDTPGLFGFKEQQNSEGAIEKYKEITKKYVSEAHLVLYVMNSVNPIKESHKEDLYWLFRELNLLPRTVFVLSKFDEVANIESDWDYREHLNIKKKNVLDRLKSMIHLSDKEETQIKIVGVSANPFGEDIAYWLENPDEFRKLSKISTLQEATNETIQQNGGITPMIFEAQKSMIQDILGKQLPLVKATQEAFDIELNKLVDVTEQLNIELESMKTRMTQVRISLIEFVSGHFKDLIRRVNELDMYSFNAFYEDKIGKDGIELNTVIETEFMRQCQGISNSLVNINHKFNYEIERFENSVGLELMTKGLNFLNQQQFTGKQIIAARNGIVASGKMVGFDLAKYLKFKPWGAINLANKINAFLGIASLFMEVVDTVKKAQQEQDFKNLVSEILKVLEKQREMLLGDLKNDDKFISSFPQYIALQEQFKVIQESNDDKAERKLAFEKWQKEGEIIEAEYRLLG; this comes from the coding sequence ATGTCTTTGACCTTAAAAACTTTAGATACTTTTAAAGAGAAACAAGAAAAAGCACAAAAAATGCTGGAAAAATTAAACTTGTTTATTAAAGAAGGAGAAGGGTTTGGTTTAATACCAGATAAAGGTTTACTTGAAAAACTTCAAACGGCTGTACATTCTGTTGAAGGTGGGATATTAAAAGTGGCTTTAATTGGAGGATTTTCAGAAGGTAAAACTTCTATTGCTGCAGCATGGTTAGGGCGACTGGATCAAAGCATGAATATTAGTCAACAAGAATCTTCAAATGAAGTGAAAGTTTATACGGTTGATCACGATATTGAGCTTATAGATACCCCAGGATTATTTGGTTTTAAAGAACAACAGAATAGTGAGGGAGCAATTGAAAAATATAAAGAAATAACTAAAAAATATGTTAGTGAAGCACATTTAGTTTTATATGTGATGAATTCGGTTAACCCTATTAAGGAAAGCCATAAGGAAGATTTATACTGGTTGTTTAGAGAATTAAATTTACTCCCTAGAACTGTATTTGTATTAAGTAAGTTTGATGAGGTTGCTAATATAGAAAGTGATTGGGATTATCGAGAACATCTTAATATTAAGAAAAAGAATGTTCTAGATCGCTTAAAGAGTATGATTCATCTGAGTGATAAAGAAGAGACACAAATTAAGATTGTTGGTGTTTCAGCCAATCCATTTGGTGAAGATATAGCGTATTGGTTAGAGAATCCTGATGAGTTTAGGAAACTATCTAAAATTAGTACCTTGCAAGAAGCAACAAACGAAACCATTCAACAAAATGGTGGTATTACACCTATGATATTTGAAGCTCAAAAAAGTATGATTCAAGATATTTTAGGTAAACAGTTACCACTTGTTAAGGCGACACAGGAAGCTTTTGATATAGAGCTTAATAAATTAGTTGATGTTACTGAACAGTTAAATATTGAGTTAGAATCAATGAAAACACGTATGACTCAAGTCCGTATTTCTCTAATAGAATTTGTCAGTGGACATTTTAAAGATTTAATTCGACGAGTTAACGAATTAGATATGTATTCTTTTAATGCTTTTTATGAGGATAAAATTGGTAAAGATGGTATTGAATTAAATACAGTAATAGAAACAGAATTTATGCGACAATGCCAAGGTATAAGTAATTCTTTAGTTAATATTAATCATAAGTTTAATTATGAAATAGAGCGTTTTGAAAACTCTGTAGGATTAGAGTTAATGACTAAAGGTTTAAATTTTTTAAACCAACAGCAATTTACTGGAAAACAAATTATAGCCGCCAGAAATGGTATTGTGGCTAGTGGTAAAATGGTTGGCTTTGATTTAGCCAAATACTTGAAATTTAAACCATGGGGGGCAATTAATTTAGCTAATAAGATAAATGCTTTTTTAGGAATTGCTTCCTTATTTATGGAAGTGGTGGATACAGTGAAAAAAGCACAGCAAGAACAAGATTTTAAGAATCTAGTGAGTGAAATATTAAAGGTATTAGAGAAGCAACGTGAAATGTTGTTAGGAGACCTTAAAAATGATGATAAGTTTATTAGCTCATTTCCTCAATATATAGCACTACAAGAGCAATTTAAAGTTATTCAAGAGAGTAATGATGACAAAGCAGAACGTAAACTTGCTTTTGAAAAATGGCAAAAAGAAGGGGAAATTATTGAAGCAGAGTATCGTCTTTTAGGATAA
- a CDS encoding carboxymuconolactone decarboxylase family protein: protein MMSTFPIHTIESAPEAAKPVLQAVQSANGFIPNLIGVLANAPTALETYRTVGEINGRNSLTAEEREVVQIIAAVVNGCGFCVAGHTKIALKLLKMPQELVDQIRNTARIESDSKLDTLARFTLTVILQKAKLNPSQLQQFFDAGYTQQNAIDVILGVSLATLCNYVNNIAETPINPELQPFA from the coding sequence ATGATGTCAACATTCCCTATTCATACCATTGAATCTGCACCAGAGGCAGCTAAGCCTGTATTACAAGCCGTTCAGTCTGCCAATGGTTTTATCCCTAATCTTATCGGTGTATTGGCGAATGCTCCAACAGCATTAGAAACCTATCGTACAGTAGGGGAAATCAATGGACGTAATAGTCTGACTGCAGAAGAAAGAGAAGTGGTACAAATTATAGCTGCTGTTGTGAATGGTTGTGGTTTTTGTGTAGCAGGACATACTAAAATTGCCCTTAAATTACTTAAAATGCCACAAGAATTAGTGGATCAAATCCGTAATACGGCTAGGATTGAAAGCGATTCTAAACTGGATACTTTGGCACGTTTTACATTAACGGTGATTTTACAGAAAGCAAAATTAAATCCAAGCCAATTACAACAATTTTTTGATGCTGGCTATACACAACAAAATGCGATTGATGTGATTTTAGGGGTGAGTTTGGCAACACTCTGTAATTATGTGAATAATATTGCTGAAACACCGATTAATCCCGAATTACAGCCATTTGCATAA
- a CDS encoding IS1595 family transposase → MKISHCKLKKSVQRKLLEFFVLEVTARSAADILGINPNSAALFYRKIREVINYYLTLEADEIFEGAIELDESYFGGKRKGKRGRGAAGKVAVFGILKRQGKVFTLIVQDTKSKTLLPVIKRKIKPDSWVYTDTYPSYNTLDVNGFHHQRINHTKQFAIRQNHINGIENFWSQAKRVLRKYNGIDRKYFALFLKECEFRFNFGTPKEQLKMLRKWCKI, encoded by the coding sequence ATGAAGATAAGTCATTGTAAATTAAAGAAATCTGTACAAAGAAAATTACTTGAGTTTTTTGTACTAGAAGTAACTGCTCGATCAGCAGCCGATATACTAGGTATTAATCCTAATTCAGCTGCACTCTTTTATCGTAAAATTAGAGAGGTCATTAATTATTATTTAACCTTAGAAGCGGATGAAATTTTTGAAGGTGCAATAGAACTTGATGAGAGTTATTTTGGTGGTAAACGAAAGGGGAAACGAGGGCGAGGGGCAGCAGGTAAAGTAGCGGTATTTGGGATATTGAAAAGGCAAGGTAAGGTTTTTACGCTTATCGTACAGGACACGAAAAGTAAGACCTTACTACCTGTTATTAAAAGGAAAATCAAACCAGATAGCTGGGTTTATACCGATACATACCCCAGTTATAATACCCTTGATGTGAATGGATTTCATCATCAACGGATTAATCATACTAAGCAGTTTGCTATAAGACAAAACCATATTAATGGTATAGAAAACTTCTGGAGTCAAGCAAAAAGAGTGCTTCGTAAGTATAATGGAATAGACCGAAAATACTTTGCTTTATTCCTGAAAGAATGTGAGTTTCGGTTTAACTTTGGAACACCAAAAGAGCAGTTAAAAATGCTGAGAAAATGGTGTAAAATTTAG
- a CDS encoding magnesium and cobalt transport protein CorA: MHSTHDDVERDKLERLKEMQAAQERIQEAEYELEQAHEQLQQAVEQFTEEHGSEELDCIIDQEGERLGGDLDSIFITEEDKENTRDERMTQQSMSSSAVSGVMPSSGLIASVEYVHGKKRESIPLNRLSGYKRDSARLLWVGLKDPSDEELIKVCKDLSIGEGAALEEILMSHKKPKVIDYGNYIQLVAVTITKQNKKLVFGEMQMIFGVGFVLTVRRGGAMTNSSLRERLESSPELIARGSDFVVAEILDVFVDSFSALASRLETEVNQVEQKMMLRGFRETDIRKLYKQRRDLLRIRTSITPMVEICRKIAVMKSTIIEPDSRSYFTIVSDRIARIDEQIHSLHEALAFAFEASLMIGQSQQTDITKKLAAWAAILAVPTAIAGIYGMNFEHMPELKWVFGYPLSLGVMAGICGFLYWKFKKSGWL, translated from the coding sequence ATGCATAGCACACATGATGATGTAGAGCGTGATAAATTAGAACGATTAAAAGAAATGCAGGCAGCGCAAGAGCGAATACAAGAGGCAGAATATGAGTTAGAACAAGCCCATGAACAATTACAGCAGGCAGTTGAACAATTTACCGAAGAACATGGTTCAGAAGAGCTAGACTGTATTATTGATCAAGAGGGTGAACGCTTAGGCGGTGATCTTGATTCTATTTTTATCACAGAGGAAGATAAAGAAAATACACGTGATGAAAGGATGACCCAACAATCAATGTCTTCATCCGCTGTATCAGGGGTTATGCCGAGTTCTGGTTTAATTGCTTCTGTAGAGTATGTTCATGGTAAAAAGCGAGAATCTATACCTTTAAATAGATTATCAGGCTATAAAAGGGATTCTGCGCGTCTATTATGGGTAGGGCTTAAAGATCCAAGTGATGAAGAACTTATCAAAGTGTGTAAGGACTTATCGATTGGTGAAGGGGCAGCTTTAGAAGAAATTCTGATGTCACACAAAAAGCCAAAAGTGATTGATTATGGTAATTATATTCAGCTTGTTGCCGTAACGATTACAAAGCAAAATAAAAAATTAGTATTTGGTGAAATGCAGATGATTTTTGGCGTAGGATTTGTACTCACTGTTCGCCGTGGCGGTGCAATGACAAATTCTTCCTTACGAGAACGGCTAGAATCAAGCCCAGAGCTGATTGCTAGGGGGTCTGACTTTGTGGTAGCTGAAATACTAGATGTATTTGTGGATAGTTTCTCCGCCTTAGCATCACGTTTAGAAACAGAGGTTAATCAAGTTGAACAAAAGATGATGTTAAGGGGGTTTAGAGAAACGGATATTCGTAAACTTTATAAACAAAGAAGGGATCTATTACGCATCCGTACGTCAATTACTCCTATGGTAGAAATTTGTCGTAAAATTGCGGTAATGAAAAGTACGATTATTGAGCCAGATTCACGGTCTTACTTTACGATTGTGTCAGATCGTATTGCTCGTATTGATGAGCAAATTCATTCTTTGCATGAGGCATTGGCTTTTGCGTTTGAAGCAAGTTTAATGATTGGTCAGTCTCAACAAACCGATATTACCAAAAAGCTCGCGGCGTGGGCAGCGATTTTAGCCGTTCCAACAGCGATAGCAGGTATTTATGGTATGAACTTTGAGCATATGCCTGAATTAAAATGGGTCTTTGGTTATCCCTTATCACTGGGGGTAATGGCAGGGATTTGTGGTTTCCTTTATTGGAAATTCAAAAAATCAGGATGGTTATAA
- a CDS encoding DUF1178 family protein — MGLKVFNLVCEHQHTFEGWFPSVEALEQQAKNGLIDCPFCGTTQVQKALSAPYVNKSGAATVSTQKTVSPEQIKTFIMQELKKVIGQAEDVGGKFAEEALKMHKGEAEQRSIRGQVTHDEREQLLDEGVDILPIPDELNPDKKVH, encoded by the coding sequence ATGGGATTAAAAGTATTTAATTTGGTCTGTGAACATCAGCATACGTTTGAAGGGTGGTTTCCTTCGGTAGAAGCCTTAGAGCAACAAGCTAAAAACGGTTTAATTGATTGTCCTTTTTGTGGTACAACACAGGTACAAAAGGCATTATCAGCCCCTTATGTAAATAAAAGTGGTGCAGCTACCGTATCTACTCAAAAAACAGTTAGCCCAGAGCAAATAAAAACCTTTATTATGCAAGAACTAAAGAAAGTTATTGGACAGGCTGAAGATGTTGGGGGTAAGTTTGCAGAAGAAGCCTTAAAAATGCACAAAGGTGAAGCTGAACAGCGTTCTATCCGAGGACAAGTAACACACGATGAAAGAGAACAGTTATTAGATGAGGGAGTGGATATTTTACCTATCCCTGATGAATTAAATCCAGATAAAAAGGTGCATTGA
- a CDS encoding restriction endonuclease subunit S has protein sequence MKTQLLKSTILQLAVQRKFIPQNPNDVPTSILPEKIQIEKLN, from the coding sequence ATGAAAACACAGCTATTAAAAAGCACCATTTTACAATTAGCAGTCCAGCGCAAATTTATTCCGCAAAATCCAAATGATGTGCCAACAAGTATATTGCCTGAAAAAATCCAAATTGAAAAACTAAATTAA
- a CDS encoding PDDEXK nuclease domain-containing protein, translating to MHKIRLNYINEIKNILSDARQKAYRAVNSSMIEAYWKIGERIVLEEQNGKERADYGKEILQNLSIELTQAFGKGFSYRSLREIRQFYLMFSDVEKWRTLFAKLTWSHFQRCLKVSSEEARRFYLIESAENMWSVRTLDRHISTLYYDRLIHSKNKSPVITEMREKTTSLQTQDFIKNPTVLEFLNLPTNLSYAEAELEKSLIDNLQKFMLELGKGFAFVARQEHIRTETSDFFIDLVFYNYILKCFVIVELKTEKLTHQDIGQLDMYVRMYDDLKKLPNDNPTIGLLLCTETDSVVAKYSVLRDNPQLFTSKYVHYLPTEEELIQEIEQQKRYLEELK from the coding sequence ATGCATAAAATCAGACTAAATTACATCAACGAGATAAAAAATATTCTTTCTGATGCCCGTCAAAAGGCTTATCGAGCAGTCAACTCTTCAATGATCGAAGCTTATTGGAAAATTGGCGAACGCATCGTATTAGAAGAGCAAAATGGTAAAGAGCGAGCAGATTACGGCAAGGAAATATTACAAAATCTTTCAATTGAGTTAACTCAAGCATTTGGCAAAGGATTTAGTTATCGTTCTTTACGTGAGATTCGCCAATTTTATTTAATGTTTTCTGACGTTGAGAAGTGGCGAACACTGTTCGCCAAATTAACTTGGTCTCATTTTCAACGCTGTCTAAAAGTATCAAGTGAAGAAGCACGCCGATTTTATCTTATCGAATCAGCAGAAAATATGTGGTCTGTTCGCACTTTAGATCGCCATATTTCAACGCTTTACTACGATAGGCTGATCCATAGCAAAAATAAATCCCCCGTTATTACCGAAATGCGAGAAAAAACAACCTCATTACAAACACAAGATTTTATAAAAAATCCAACGGTGCTTGAGTTTTTAAACTTACCCACAAACCTCTCTTACGCAGAAGCGGAATTAGAGAAATCCCTCATTGATAATTTACAAAAATTTATGCTTGAACTCGGCAAAGGCTTTGCTTTTGTTGCTCGTCAAGAACATATCCGAACAGAAACTAGCGATTTCTTTATTGATCTGGTGTTTTATAACTATATTTTAAAATGCTTTGTAATTGTTGAACTCAAAACAGAAAAATTAACACATCAAGATATTGGGCAACTGGACATGTACGTTCGTATGTATGACGACTTGAAAAAGCTACCTAATGACAACCCAACGATTGGTTTATTACTCTGTACAGAAACGGATTCCGTCGTCGCAAAATATTCTGTGTTACGAGATAACCCACAACTTTTCACTAGTAAATATGTGCATTATTTACCAACAGAAGAAGAATTAATACAGGAAATTGAGCAACAAAAGCGGTATTTGGAAGAATTAAAATGA
- the dapB gene encoding 4-hydroxy-tetrahydrodipicolinate reductase, producing the protein MRIAISGANGRMGRMLIEAVLQHPDLTLAVAIDHAGSPSLGQDAGAFLGQQTGVIISADIEQLQYADCLIDFTRPEGTLHYLEACKRFGTKIVIGTTGFSTEEKQTIEKAAEQTAIVFAPNMSVGVNATLKLLALAAQLLNTGYDVEIFEAHHRHKVDAPSGTALIMGEVIANEWGKNLNDIADWARHGHTGAREEGHIGFSVVRGGDIIGDHTVMFCGTGERIEISHKSSSRSTYAQGSCRAALFLKDKANGLFSMSDVISA; encoded by the coding sequence ATGCGTATTGCTATCTCTGGTGCTAATGGACGTATGGGACGAATGTTGATTGAAGCTGTTTTGCAACACCCTGATTTAACACTCGCCGTGGCAATAGACCATGCTGGTAGCCCATCTTTAGGGCAAGATGCAGGGGCTTTCTTAGGTCAACAAACAGGGGTTATCATCAGTGCAGATATTGAACAACTACAATATGCCGATTGCCTTATTGATTTTACACGACCTGAGGGTACACTACACTACCTAGAGGCTTGCAAACGGTTTGGAACTAAGATAGTAATTGGTACAACAGGCTTTAGTACCGAAGAAAAACAAACTATTGAAAAAGCCGCCGAACAAACCGCTATTGTTTTCGCCCCTAATATGAGTGTCGGTGTTAATGCTACTTTAAAACTTCTTGCTTTAGCCGCTCAATTACTTAATACGGGCTATGATGTAGAAATTTTTGAAGCACATCACCGTCATAAAGTAGATGCCCCGTCAGGGACTGCTCTTATCATGGGAGAAGTCATTGCCAATGAATGGGGAAAAAATCTCAATGATATTGCTGATTGGGCAAGACACGGTCATACAGGCGCTCGCGAAGAAGGTCATATTGGTTTTTCTGTTGTACGTGGGGGAGATATTATTGGTGATCATACCGTAATGTTCTGCGGAACAGGCGAACGCATTGAAATCAGCCACAAATCTTCTAGTCGTTCTACCTATGCACAAGGTAGTTGCCGAGCTGCTTTATTCCTTAAAGATAAAGCCAATGGACTTTTTAGTATGAGTGATGTCATTTCTGCATAG